Below is a window of 'Nostoc azollae' 0708 DNA.
TGCGGCTTACATGACAGTTATCACTTTAGCAACTGTAGGATATGGGGAAACTAATCCATTAGGTAGTCGGGGGAGGTTGTTTACGATCGCCTTGATTTTGATGGGTGTAGTCAATATTGGTTACATTGTGAATAGATTTACAGAAGCTGTGATTGAAGGCTATTTTCAAGAGGGAATTAGACTCAGGCAACAAAGGCGTTTAATGGAATCTCTATCAGGACATTACATCATCTGTGGATTCAGTCGCACAGGGCGGCAAATCGCCAAGGAGTTTCAGGCTGAGGGTGTGTCTTTTGTGGTTATTGATTCTGAGTTTGAATCTGTGCAGAAAGCTCAGTCACAAGGTTATACTGCCTACCAAGGTGATGCTACGTTGGATGAAAGTTTGTTAAAGGTTGGGGTGGAACGAGCAACTTGTATTGTGGCAGCGTTACCTTCTGATGCCGAAAATCTCTATACTGTGCTATCAGCAAAAACTGTGAATCCGGCAATTCGTGCGATCGCACGGGCAAGTACAGAGGAGGCTTTACAAAAATTACAACGGGGCGGTGCAGATGCGGTGATTTCTCCGTATATTACTGGTGGTAAGCGCATGGCAGCAGCAGCCCTTAGACCTCAGATTTTAGACTTTGTAGATGGGATTCTCTCTGGTTCAGACCGTCAATTATATATGGAAGAATTTTTACTTAATCCAGCTAACTGTCCATTTGTGGGTCAAAGTTTACAAAAGGCAAAGTTGCGATCGCAAACCGGTGCATTAGTGTTAGCTATTCGCCGTCTTGATGGTAATCTCATTGGTGGACCCACTGGAGATACTATTTTAATGTCAGGAGATACTCTAATTTGTATGGGTACGGCTGAACAACTGCGGAGTTTAAATCAAATTCTCGGCCCTATTAATTCTCAGCAACTGAGACCACCAAAAAACAATTAAGTTTCTTGTTAACAACTAATTTAACTTCTCCATCCACCCATGCAGAGGAGTGATCGCTTTACAAACAAATTCAATCATCTCCGGGGGAGCTTCCGAAAGCAACACACTAGGATAAACAGCAGTACCCCATTGAGGATGCACTAGTACACAGCATTCATTCTTAATCACTGGATAATCTAGTAAAGCCTTGGCAACTGCTGTATCATCATGGGGAACTGCTCCGGGATGAGAAAGTATAGGATAACCAGTACGGGGGTCAATTAAATCTGTTAAATAACCGCGATCGAGCAAATTAAACGCCACATCACAGCCAAAACGCATAAACTTTTCCCGCAACCATTCTTTTTCTCTCTCTATTTCTCCCGTTATTTCTACCAGTGGAAATTTTGATTGTTGTAAAATAACCACTACCCACAACAACTGTTGTTGTTTCCAATCTGGTAATATCTGTTCGGAGTTGGCACAGATATATTGACTGGGATTATGAATCGAAATTTGCACCGCTAGTCCCGTTTTACCAACTAAATTTATGGGAAAGCCTTGCTCAGAAATGCAAACACTAGAATATTTCACCACATTGATTCAGTTTTAGCAAGCTTGTTATTTCTTTCTAGGTTATAGTCATAGACTCAAAACTTCTAATCAACTACCGAACTTTATCTGGTAATTAGCAATTGGTATTTAGTTAAATTTTTGTCTATTCCGTATTAACTGAGTTTTAAAGCATTAACGGGTACTAGATCCCAAGAGTCTACAGTTCTTAATTGTGCAACCCAACCATTAGTTTTTTGAATTTGCGTCAAATCTTTTTTAAAGGATTCGTGACACTGTTGAGCCTGAGACTCATCACAACAGGCAATGCAAGCATGAATCATACCAGATGGATCAATTTGCTCATTTACCCAAATCTTCATAGACTATGACCTCAAAATCTTTGATTAAAACTATTATTGATTCTTTTAGAATACTATCTAATTAGTAAATTGTCAGAAAATAAATGATAATCGATAATAAGGGTTTAGAAAAACTAAACCCCTCCAACTAGGAGTTAACAAGTTAAGGTTTTTGAGTTGCTGTACGCGAAGGGTCAGACATTGTGGCGATAGCTAATTTGGCTCCCTCTACCTGACGGAGCCGATCCATAATTGCAACTACCTGTCCATGAGTAGCATTCTCATCAGCATTAATAATTACTACCACTTGTGAGGTATTACCCATTAACTCCCGTACTTTCTCTGGTAAGGCATTGAGGTTAATAGGTTCATGGTTTAAGCTGATTTTTCCCCCTTGATCAATAGTCACCGTCATTGGTGCTGCTGCTGCTTGTGATTTGCCTGTCACTGCTTTAGGTAAATTAACAGGTAAGCCTTCTGACCGAGTTAAAAATAGAGTAGACATAATAAAAAATGTCAAAATTGCAAAAATCACATCAATCATCGGCACAATATTAATTTGTGCTGGAATATCTGGTTCATCAAGTAATCGCATAAGCAATTCCAAAGAAGTTAAAAGAAGGAGTTCAGTAGTATGGCGATCACCAAGCTATACTATCAGGAGTAAGAAATAATTTCTCTCACCATCTCCCCCATCTCCCCCATCTTCCCCATTATTTGGATCTCTCATACTGACGACGGTAGAGTAATTCTAACTGTCCTCCATATTCTTGAATCCAAGCAATTTGGCGAAGATAAAGTCCACGAAAGGTATTGGCAAAGAAAAGAGTAATGATAGCAACAACTAATCCTGATGCTGTGGAAACTAATGCTTCACTAATCCCAGATGTGACACCAGATGTTTTTGTCCTACCGACATCACTAATATCTAAGGAAGCAAAAGAAGCAATTAATCCTAGAACTGTACCGAGAAGCCCTAACAGAGGTGCAAGACCTATAATTGTATCAAAAATGTTTTGGAATCTTTTGAGTAAAGGAATTTCTGCTTGAGCTTCACTTTCTAAAGCCAAACGAAATTCTTCTGGAGTTGGTTCTTCTAACTCTAAAGCAGCTAAAAAAATTCGAGCAATGGGTAGGTCGGAATTTTTTTGCAAATTATCTAAAGCACTGACCACATTATTTTGACGATAAAAATTTAGAACTTCCCTGACTACGCGATTTTGACGACCAGTGAGTTTTATCCAAAAAGTGATCCGTTCCATAATGAGTCCCACTCCTAAGACCGAAAAAAATAGCAGGGGAAACATTACCACTCCACCGGCTTGAAAAAGATTACTAATATCCATTTACTATGTTTTAACTCCGTTCTAAGAATCCTAACCAATGCTTAACCAGACAGTTTATAATAGTGTTGATTGACAATTAAGGCTTGTTGTAATGTTTCTAATTTTATTGGTTGAGAGAGGAAATTATTGTATCTCCTGAATACTTTGGGGGAAGAAGCTATTAAGGTATCTATGAGCAACCAAAAGGATTGAGAGCAGATTTTTTGTCAAAAATAGTCGCCCAACAGGGAATATTCCCCACCTTACAAATGCGGTCACGAATATATTCAGAAAAGCTAATTCCCAACTTACGAGTAGTAGGAACAAGAGACATAAAAGTATCCCAAGCCTGAGTCCCTGCGAGAGTCTGAGTGGCATAACTAATATTGCCTCGCTGCACCATAGTTCTAGCACATAACTCAACCGGGTTATTGTGCAAAGGTAATTCAGGATGCTCTAAAACATAAAGCAACTCAGAAATTTTGACCAGAGTTAATGGTTTTCGCTCATCCAATTGTTGATAACCACTGTCAGTGTGGAACAACTTCCAAAACTTATACCGGAGTTTATCTGCCGTTTGCTGACTGGGAGAATCTTGACAAGGGAGTAAGTCTCGGTAGTAATTCCAGAAATCATCCAGGAATTTATCTAAAACCTTTTGGTGACAAGCAATAAACGCACTTAAGTTCTTATAATTTCTTTCTTCATCTACCCAATACAAAGCGATATTATCAGTCAGTAACTTCAATTGAGGAGCATCATCACGGACCAGAGTTTGCACCACTGGCCAATCAGTTTGTTGATGATAGAAAGCAATAGCTGCTGCTTCCATAATTCGAGTCCGTTGTTGTGAACCCAGTTTAGGCAGATGTGTATCCAGTAGGGTATGAAACTCTGCCTCACTCAACACAGTTTCTTGAGGTAATACTTGGAGAGCATTTCTCCATTTAGTTGGTAGTTGAAAATGCTCGAGCAAGTCAATATTCTCTAGGAACTCTAACAAATTGCCTTGGGTCATGTTACCCCCATAGTACAAGCTGATAATCAGGGTTTTTATTCCTAAACCGAATTCTCCCTCATAACCCCAAGGAGGTTCTGCCAAATAGGTTTTTCCTTCTCATGGTGAGTAGTATTTCTCTTTCCGGAATAGTACGTTATCGGTTGCCAGGATGATGTCTTGGATGATTACTTCTTCATACCCTTTGAACTGCGCCTCTGCTGGCAGTAATTCTTGGGGATATTCTAGTATTTCTTCTCTGTCTATTTTAACCCCAGCCTTCTTACTGCCTTTGTTGTCCTTTTTTAGCGTTTGTCGCTCTTTCTCCCATGAGTGATTGCTTGTGAAGCCTTTTTGATTCTTGGCTTTTATCTTTGCCTGATCCTTTTCTCCCTTCAATCGGTTGTTTTCATCTCTTAACCCTTGGTTTTCTGCCCGTAATTCTTTGACTTCTGATTGTAACTGCTCTCTTAGATTCAGTCATATCTCTACTTTCTGACCCTTCTGACCCATGGATTCCTCTGCAATTCCTTTTCGCTCAATGCTTTGGAGCAACTCTGTTTGTGATAAGTCTTTTGCTAAAATTTTTTGCCTCATGTCTCATATTTTATAACGCCCTGTGTCCCACCCTCAACTTTTTCTTTTTTTCTCTTACCCCTACTTATTCTGCGGATACAAAAGTATTGAGTATTAATCCCATACATAAAACACTTATCACGAGTTTCACTAGAAACATCCGCAGTTAAGCCAATAGTAATTGGTTGTTAGCTATCACTATACAAGGTGTGAACTTCTCGAGTTGTTTCCAGTCCATTCATACCAGGCATTGGCACATCCATGAATATCAAATCAAAAGTGTGATGTTGCTATACTGCTAGTGCTTATTCTCCATTATCTACTGCTTGTGTTTCTTGGTATCCCAAAGGTTTCAACCTCAGTAAGGCAAATTTCCTATTTACGGCATTATCATCAACAACCAAGACTTTTGCAGAAATCAAACCTGGTAGTTAAGAGTTTATATCTTCCTGATCTAGAGACTCAACCATCTATGCTTGAATATCAAACCGGAACTTGCTTCTGTGCTTGAATATCAAACCGCAACTTGCTAGCGATACCAATGGGACTCTCCACTGTCAGTTGTCCACCCATCAGTTCTACAAACTTGCAACTGATAGGCAAACCTAACCCAATTCCTGTTTGCGATCACTTACCTGCTTCCGACTGTCCGAAAATCTCAAAAATGTAGCCTTTCGACCAGTATAATTGACATTTCATTTTCCGCTACTAAGGTCCTTGTTCTTACAGCTATCCCTTTACTTTTGTAGTCCCACTCCCTAGTAATGACTCTCTTTTAGTCTAAAGTCCTGTATCAAAGGATCTGACTTAGAAACAGAACTTATCAAGGGTTGATTTGTAGTTAATTCGTAAGGATTCAGGTCTAAGGGAGAGGGATTAAAGAAGGTGTATGGAAAGCAGAGTGAACCATGGCTTTCATAGGTTGGTCAAAAAACTCAACTAGAGAAAGTGCTTGACGACGACAAGTTTGTATAACCGTCAATAAATTGGCAGGATGTTGGAATAGCTCCAGAGAAAGAGAACCACCACAGACTTTTCGTTGTTTCAGTGCTAAACCTAAGCTTGGTTCAGCTAAATTATGATCAAGGTCTATTGCCTAAGGAAGGTAAGAGTTTACCAGGTTCTCCTGGGGCTTGATCAATGAATGAATGGAAGATTCAACTTTCAGTTGAAACTAGTAGTCCACCAAGGCAATGATGCTGGGTAAGCCCCTCTAATTGATAAACTAGTCAAAAAAGGGGTTGACCATGGTAAAAAAGTATGTTGTAGATTTAAGCGAAGAGGAAGTTTTACAACTGCAAGCAATCCTCAAAAAAGGAAAGCACAAAGCAAGAACTATAACCCGTGGAAACATTCTTTGAATGGCATCTGAGGGAGAAACGGACACGGCGCTGCCGCAGTTCGAGTTCATGTTGCCACGGTGGAAAGGACAAGAGAAAACTTTGTGATTGGTGGATTAGAGTTTGCTTTAAAGGATGGGGAA
It encodes the following:
- a CDS encoding potassium channel family protein, which produces MYSTLEEKYQRIQKDLMAGAIALVFVFLIGTSWYRLVEGWSWEDAAYMTVITLATVGYGETNPLGSRGRLFTIALILMGVVNIGYIVNRFTEAVIEGYFQEGIRLRQQRRLMESLSGHYIICGFSRTGRQIAKEFQAEGVSFVVIDSEFESVQKAQSQGYTAYQGDATLDESLLKVGVERATCIVAALPSDAENLYTVLSAKTVNPAIRAIARASTEEALQKLQRGGADAVISPYITGGKRMAAAALRPQILDFVDGILSGSDRQLYMEEFLLNPANCPFVGQSLQKAKLRSQTGALVLAIRRLDGNLIGGPTGDTILMSGDTLICMGTAEQLRSLNQILGPINSQQLRPPKNN
- a CDS encoding methylmalonic aciduria and homocystinuria type D protein — encoded protein: MVKYSSVCISEQGFPINLVGKTGLAVQISIHNPSQYICANSEQILPDWKQQQLLWVVVILQQSKFPLVEITGEIEREKEWLREKFMRFGCDVAFNLLDRGYLTDLIDPRTGYPILSHPGAVPHDDTAVAKALLDYPVIKNECCVLVHPQWGTAVYPSVLLSEAPPEMIEFVCKAITPLHGWMEKLN
- a CDS encoding ExbD/TolR family protein; translated protein: MRLLDEPDIPAQINIVPMIDVIFAILTFFIMSTLFLTRSEGLPVNLPKAVTGKSQAAAAPMTVTIDQGGKISLNHEPINLNALPEKVRELMGNTSQVVVIINADENATHGQVVAIMDRLRQVEGAKLAIATMSDPSRTATQKP
- a CDS encoding MotA/TolQ/ExbB proton channel family protein; its protein translation is MDISNLFQAGGVVMFPLLFFSVLGVGLIMERITFWIKLTGRQNRVVREVLNFYRQNNVVSALDNLQKNSDLPIARIFLAALELEEPTPEEFRLALESEAQAEIPLLKRFQNIFDTIIGLAPLLGLLGTVLGLIASFASLDISDVGRTKTSGVTSGISEALVSTASGLVVAIITLFFANTFRGLYLRQIAWIQEYGGQLELLYRRQYERSK